One part of the Xylanimonas allomyrinae genome encodes these proteins:
- the mltG gene encoding endolytic transglycosylase MltG, with translation MTDLFEHPALAQPPGPSGRRSAARLRAAAKRRRRRRVRSAIIVVVVLAVVAAVGWSTWGELSGSTWNPFSRASADYPGPGGEPVDVEIPAGATGAVMGNVLVSAGVVASVGAFTDAFSHNPAAAGIQPGTYSLLTEMKASDAVAALVKNEKVETKVTIPEGFTAAQVFERIASVTTITKDDLDAAVADPASIGLPAEAGGQVEGWLYPATYTVQPKDTAVTLLATMIGKTVAELDAQGVAPENREAVLTKASLVEREAKYAPDRPMMARAIENRLAADMPLQIDASVAYGLNKPGTDLTTADTQDPSNPFNTYAHKGLPPTPIANPGASSVEAVMHPADGGWIFWTAVNLDTGETKFAVTWQEHQANVAELRAWQAANGQR, from the coding sequence GTGACCGACCTCTTCGAGCACCCCGCCCTCGCACAGCCGCCTGGGCCCAGCGGGCGCCGTTCCGCTGCTCGACTGCGAGCCGCCGCCAAGCGTCGCCGGCGTCGGCGTGTGCGCTCGGCCATCATCGTGGTGGTCGTGCTGGCCGTCGTCGCGGCCGTCGGGTGGAGCACCTGGGGCGAGCTGTCCGGGTCGACGTGGAACCCGTTCTCACGGGCGTCGGCGGACTACCCCGGCCCCGGGGGCGAGCCAGTCGACGTCGAGATCCCCGCGGGTGCGACGGGCGCCGTGATGGGCAACGTCCTCGTGAGCGCGGGCGTTGTGGCCTCGGTCGGCGCGTTCACCGACGCGTTCTCGCACAACCCGGCAGCCGCGGGCATCCAGCCCGGCACCTACTCGCTGCTCACGGAGATGAAGGCTTCCGACGCGGTGGCCGCGCTCGTCAAGAACGAGAAGGTCGAGACCAAGGTGACGATCCCCGAGGGGTTCACCGCGGCTCAGGTCTTCGAGCGCATCGCGTCGGTCACGACGATCACCAAGGACGACCTCGACGCGGCCGTCGCGGACCCGGCCTCGATCGGCCTGCCCGCCGAGGCCGGCGGCCAGGTCGAGGGGTGGCTCTACCCGGCGACCTACACGGTCCAGCCCAAGGACACCGCGGTGACGCTGCTGGCGACGATGATCGGCAAGACGGTCGCCGAGCTGGACGCACAGGGTGTCGCGCCGGAGAACCGCGAGGCCGTGCTCACGAAGGCGTCGCTCGTCGAGCGTGAGGCCAAGTACGCCCCGGACCGGCCGATGATGGCGCGCGCGATCGAGAACCGGCTCGCCGCCGACATGCCGTTGCAGATCGACGCCTCGGTCGCCTATGGCCTGAACAAGCCGGGTACCGACCTGACGACCGCCGACACCCAGGATCCGAGCAACCCGTTCAACACCTACGCGCACAAGGGCCTGCCCCCGACCCCGATCGCCAACCCGGGCGCGTCGTCGGTCGAGGCCGTGATGCACCCCGCCGACGGCGGCTGGATCTTCTGGACGGCCGTCAACCTCGACACGGGCGAGACCAAGTTCGCCGTGACGTGGCAGGAGCACCAGGCGAACGTCGCCGAGCTGCGCGCCTGGCAGGCCGCCAACGGGCAGCGCTGA
- the mltG gene encoding endolytic transglycosylase MltG, which translates to MTDRSDPRVRPRPTASRGRAGARDRAAARRRRRRHRICLTVATCVALVAGVAVGAVAGDVAAVRTLVDRATAADFGGPGEEPVLVDIPAGATGATIGGILADADVVASVAAFTTAFARHPGAASIQPGTVELLTGMRAADAVEHLLRNDRIMVRVTVPEGFTLEQVLDRVAAQTEISRSDLDAAVADPGSIGLPEMAGGVVEGWLFPATYTVEQGDTATSLLARMVAQTTRELDRLGVPAERRQSIITEASIIEREAPEGYRGKVARVITNRLAIGMPLGMDAIDSYGLGIPAHLITRAQFNDPDLPFASRVHRGLPPTPIGNPGVAAIQAASAPTPGDWLWFVTVDLHTGETKFTDDYNVFLGYRRQFQTWAAANGF; encoded by the coding sequence GTGACTGACCGTTCCGACCCTCGCGTCCGCCCCAGGCCGACGGCGTCGCGTGGCCGCGCGGGTGCCCGCGACCGGGCCGCGGCGCGCCGCAGGCGGCGCCGCCACCGGATCTGCCTCACGGTGGCCACCTGCGTGGCGCTGGTGGCAGGGGTCGCGGTGGGCGCGGTCGCCGGCGACGTGGCCGCCGTGCGGACGCTGGTGGATCGGGCGACCGCGGCCGACTTCGGGGGGCCGGGGGAGGAGCCCGTCCTGGTCGACATCCCCGCCGGGGCGACGGGAGCGACGATCGGCGGCATCCTCGCCGACGCCGACGTCGTCGCGTCGGTCGCCGCGTTCACGACGGCGTTCGCGCGGCACCCCGGCGCCGCGAGCATCCAGCCCGGCACCGTCGAGCTGCTGACCGGCATGCGTGCGGCCGACGCCGTCGAGCACCTCCTGCGCAACGACCGGATCATGGTGCGCGTCACCGTTCCCGAGGGGTTCACCCTGGAGCAGGTGCTCGACCGGGTTGCCGCGCAGACCGAGATCAGCCGCTCCGACCTCGACGCCGCCGTCGCCGATCCGGGTTCGATCGGCCTGCCGGAGATGGCCGGTGGCGTGGTCGAGGGCTGGCTCTTCCCGGCGACGTACACCGTCGAGCAGGGCGACACGGCGACGTCGCTGCTCGCGCGGATGGTGGCGCAGACGACGCGCGAGCTCGACCGGCTGGGCGTCCCGGCCGAACGGCGTCAGTCGATCATCACCGAGGCGTCCATCATCGAGCGTGAGGCGCCCGAGGGGTATCGTGGCAAGGTCGCCCGCGTCATCACGAACCGGCTCGCGATCGGCATGCCGCTGGGCATGGACGCGATCGACTCCTACGGACTCGGGATCCCGGCACACCTGATCACCCGAGCGCAGTTCAACGACCCGGATCTGCCGTTCGCGTCGCGCGTGCACCGTGGCCTGCCCCCGACGCCTATCGGAAACCCGGGCGTCGCCGCGATCCAGGCTGCATCCGCGCCGACGCCGGGGGACTGGCTATGGTTTGTGACTGTCGACCTGCACACGGGAGAGACAAAGTTCACCGACGACTACAACGTTTTTCTCGGTTACCGACGGCAGTTCCAGACCTGGGCCGCCGCCAACGGCTTCTGA
- the ruvX gene encoding Holliday junction resolvase RuvX: MALPRGARLGVDVGKARVGLAACDPDGLVATPVATVPRVLDATGAGSADVRRIADEARERSAAVVYVGLPRHLSGAEGAATVDARAFAMRLAVAVAPVPVRMVDERMSTVTATSQLRAAGRTSKSHRPVIDQAAAVIILQSALDAERSAGARAGELVEPPPT; this comes from the coding sequence GTGGCACTGCCTCGCGGCGCCCGCCTTGGCGTCGACGTCGGCAAGGCCCGGGTCGGCCTCGCCGCCTGCGACCCGGATGGCCTCGTCGCGACGCCGGTCGCGACGGTGCCGCGCGTCCTGGACGCGACGGGGGCCGGCAGCGCCGACGTGCGGCGGATCGCCGACGAGGCGCGCGAGCGCTCCGCGGCCGTCGTCTACGTGGGGCTGCCGCGCCACCTGTCGGGGGCCGAGGGTGCGGCGACTGTGGACGCGCGCGCGTTCGCGATGCGCCTGGCGGTGGCGGTGGCCCCGGTGCCGGTCCGTATGGTGGATGAACGCATGTCCACCGTGACCGCGACGAGCCAGCTGCGCGCCGCAGGACGCACGTCGAAGAGTCACCGCCCGGTCATCGACCAGGCGGCGGCCGTCATCATCCTGCAGTCCGCGCTCGACGCGGAGCGGTCCGCGGGGGCGCGCGCAGGCGAGCTCGTGGAGCCGCCGCCGACCTGA